A single window of Gammaproteobacteria bacterium DNA harbors:
- a CDS encoding peptidoglycan-binding protein has translation MRNRPLTRRPALLTKTGTAAVPVGRFESGTRAFGSDTPFSGAVRPAVAAGVPGGLVQRAPLTPKERAVDLTSGRFRNDRRLQRAFDNTPPMGFGEAGEAVRKVQQALLDLGFDMPITTRQGTREPDGVFGAETRRTVKAFQTMQGIARDGIVGRQTLGELEGRLTGRPATGTPAPFTVPPGSAIHISTVDKTPPRFDPCTNDLGYGKFIWEVTWRTNARNGYIVQEMASAQQGEFCTGGPDAGVAPGAPLFWEAWRVQQDGTVHPPPGRDTWQVPVPPAHRGTWQLTGRVFFVAQLDPAAGFKTGNLAAPQAGTLYATAQRPAHLGPVLMTRHAAGRWDCCGDRRVHEPRAPSGAAGGGGEAGAVSGGGSARPAAAKDGGLAPPPTGGGGSPCPPGYTQCDFIDPRLSVGAQYALYELYRRGAKACADAVAMLSAARSAIIQGVYKADERRPAQMAQRHGTHWWKLVPPGRGAMLFEQETPPMMVFRKHLATERRALATALQKAWNASMTGQSAIPPWPPSLKPCPARPSPPPLPPEQKRACPPGTLPDPSGTFCHVPLPGQANTECTDAQMATAFQRQEDFCASVYAGLDLICKLGPGACDLGGPFTKAACEAYEKFTGKPAPGSKPAACNEPRGAFYENCIVNTLAGGRSAMPCFPGTTDQIREKYRRWPGREQ, from the coding sequence ATGCGAAACCGTCCGTTGACACGCCGGCCGGCGTTGCTGACGAAAACAGGAACCGCGGCCGTGCCTGTGGGGCGCTTTGAGTCTGGCACCCGGGCCTTTGGTTCTGATACGCCGTTTTCCGGGGCGGTCCGCCCCGCCGTGGCAGCGGGCGTGCCGGGCGGCCTGGTGCAACGCGCGCCGTTGACGCCAAAAGAACGGGCAGTGGATCTCACCTCAGGGCGTTTTCGCAATGACCGCCGGCTCCAGCGCGCCTTCGACAACACCCCGCCCATGGGTTTCGGCGAGGCCGGGGAGGCGGTGCGCAAAGTCCAGCAGGCCCTGCTTGATCTGGGCTTCGATATGCCCATCACGACCAGGCAGGGCACCCGGGAGCCCGACGGCGTTTTCGGCGCCGAAACCCGCCGTACCGTCAAAGCCTTCCAGACCATGCAGGGGATCGCCCGGGACGGCATCGTCGGCCGCCAGACCCTGGGCGAACTGGAGGGGCGCCTTACGGGCCGCCCCGCCACCGGCACCCCGGCGCCTTTCACCGTCCCGCCCGGCAGTGCGATTCACATTAGCACCGTCGATAAAACGCCGCCGCGCTTCGATCCGTGCACCAACGACCTGGGGTATGGAAAATTCATCTGGGAAGTGACATGGCGGACCAATGCGCGCAACGGTTACATTGTTCAGGAAATGGCCTCAGCGCAGCAGGGCGAATTTTGTACTGGCGGGCCGGATGCCGGCGTCGCGCCCGGGGCCCCCCTGTTCTGGGAAGCGTGGCGGGTGCAGCAGGACGGCACCGTGCACCCGCCCCCGGGCAGGGACACCTGGCAGGTTCCTGTGCCTCCGGCACACCGTGGCACCTGGCAGCTCACGGGCAGGGTGTTCTTTGTTGCGCAACTCGATCCCGCGGCCGGCTTCAAAACGGGCAATCTGGCCGCACCCCAGGCCGGCACCCTGTACGCCACCGCGCAGCGTCCGGCCCATCTGGGCCCGGTATTGATGACCCGTCACGCTGCCGGGCGCTGGGACTGCTGCGGCGATCGACGCGTGCATGAGCCCCGCGCCCCTTCCGGGGCGGCCGGCGGAGGCGGGGAAGCCGGCGCGGTTTCCGGCGGCGGGAGCGCGCGACCCGCAGCAGCAAAAGACGGGGGGCTTGCACCCCCACCCACCGGTGGCGGTGGGTCACCATGCCCCCCCGGTTACACCCAGTGCGACTTCATCGACCCGCGTCTCTCCGTTGGTGCGCAATACGCTCTCTACGAACTCTACCGCCGGGGCGCAAAAGCCTGCGCCGATGCCGTGGCCATGCTCAGCGCCGCCCGTTCCGCCATCATCCAGGGCGTGTACAAAGCAGACGAACGGCGGCCCGCGCAAATGGCGCAGCGTCACGGCACCCACTGGTGGAAACTGGTGCCGCCGGGCCGGGGGGCTATGCTGTTTGAGCAGGAAACCCCGCCCATGATGGTCTTTCGCAAACACCTGGCCACCGAGCGGCGCGCCCTGGCCACGGCACTGCAGAAAGCCTGGAACGCCTCAATGACAGGGCAGAGCGCGATTCCCCCCTGGCCGCCTTCGCTTAAACCCTGCCCTGCCAGGCCATCACCGCCTCCGCTACCCCCCGAGCAAAAACGGGCCTGTCCGCCCGGCACATTGCCCGATCCGTCCGGAACATTTTGCCATGTACCTCTGCCCGGTCAGGCCAACACCGAATGCACGGACGCACAGATGGCCACTGCCTTCCAGAGGCAGGAAGACTTTTGTGCCTCCGTCTATGCGGGGTTGGATCTCATTTGCAAACTGGGCCCCGGCGCCTGCGACCTGGGCGGCCCCTTCACCAAAGCTGCCTGCGAAGCCTACGAAAAATTTACCGGCAAGCCCGCACCGGGCAGCAAGCCCGCTGCGTGCAACGAACCCAGAGGCGCGTTCTACGAGAACTGCATCGTCAACACCCTGGCGGGCGGGCGATCCGCCATGCCCTGTTTCCCGGGAACGACGGATCAAATCCGGGAAAAATACCGCCGCTGGCCGGGGAGGGAACAGTAG
- a CDS encoding sodium:alanine symporter family protein, whose amino-acid sequence MEWLEQLTRWTGTVSGLLWGNAVTLIALLGTGVYLTWRLRLVQIRGFRHALHLIGGRYASHRDVGEVSHFQALATALSATVGTGNIAGVATAIALGGPGALFWMWVTAFVGMATKFAECTLALKFREVAPDGTVAGGPMYTLLHGLRRPRLAATFATFALIASFGIGNMVQANSVVDGLGFIFPAVRESGWLPGLVMAALVGMVILGGVRRIAKVASMLVPFMAILYVAAALLVLLNHFSAIPAALLTIVSHALNPWAVGGAAVGEAIRWGVARGLFSNEAGLGSSPMAHAAARTREPVREGLVAMMEPFIDTLVICTLTGLVIVVTGAYASRPEEAVGAALTAYAFSESLGDAGAWVVGLGLTLFAFSTIIAWSYYGDRSARFLFGEGAVQPYRVVYILVVVLGAAVPLPLVWNLADITNLLMALPNLVGLWLLAKLVVELRTDYFSRHR is encoded by the coding sequence ATGGAATGGCTGGAGCAACTGACCCGATGGACCGGCACCGTATCCGGACTGCTGTGGGGCAATGCCGTTACCCTTATTGCCCTGTTGGGCACCGGCGTCTACCTCACCTGGCGCCTGCGCCTGGTGCAGATCCGCGGTTTCCGTCACGCCCTGCATCTGATCGGCGGCCGCTACGCCAGCCACCGCGACGTGGGCGAAGTGTCTCATTTTCAGGCTTTGGCCACTGCGCTGTCCGCCACCGTGGGCACGGGCAACATCGCCGGCGTGGCCACCGCCATCGCCCTGGGCGGGCCGGGGGCCTTGTTCTGGATGTGGGTGACGGCTTTTGTCGGCATGGCCACCAAGTTTGCCGAATGCACACTGGCGCTCAAGTTCCGCGAAGTTGCGCCTGACGGCACCGTGGCCGGCGGTCCCATGTACACTTTGTTGCATGGCCTCAGGCGGCCCCGGCTGGCGGCCACCTTTGCCACTTTTGCTCTCATCGCCTCGTTCGGCATCGGCAACATGGTGCAGGCCAACTCGGTGGTGGACGGCTTGGGCTTCATCTTCCCTGCCGTCAGGGAAAGTGGCTGGCTGCCGGGTCTGGTGATGGCCGCCCTGGTGGGCATGGTGATCCTGGGGGGGGTGCGCCGCATCGCCAAAGTGGCCAGCATGCTGGTGCCTTTCATGGCCATATTGTACGTGGCGGCCGCTCTTTTGGTGCTGCTCAATCACTTCAGCGCCATTCCCGCCGCACTGCTCACCATTGTCAGCCACGCCCTCAACCCCTGGGCTGTGGGCGGCGCCGCCGTGGGCGAGGCCATCCGCTGGGGGGTGGCGCGGGGTTTGTTTTCCAACGAGGCGGGCCTGGGCTCCTCCCCCATGGCCCACGCCGCCGCCCGCACCAGGGAGCCCGTGCGCGAAGGCCTGGTGGCCATGATGGAACCCTTCATCGACACCTTGGTGATCTGTACCCTCACCGGCTTGGTGATCGTGGTTACCGGGGCCTATGCGAGCCGCCCGGAGGAGGCTGTCGGCGCCGCTCTCACCGCCTATGCCTTCAGCGAGAGTCTGGGTGATGCCGGCGCCTGGGTGGTGGGCCTGGGGCTGACCCTGTTCGCTTTTTCCACCATCATTGCCTGGAGTTACTACGGCGACCGCTCGGCCAGGTTTCTGTTCGGCGAGGGGGCGGTGCAGCCCTACCGGGTGGTGTACATTCTGGTGGTGGTGCTCGGCGCCGCCGTGCCCTTGCCGCTGGTGTGGAACCTGGCGGACATCACCAACCTGCTCATGGCGCTGCCCAATCTGGTGGGCCTGTGGCTGTTGGCGAAACTGGTGGTCGAACTGCGCACCGATTATTTCTCGCGCCACAGATGA
- a CDS encoding nucleoside triphosphate pyrophosphohydrolase, translating to MSTALTQLLGIMAALRDPEGGCPWDRQQSFASLAPYTLEEAYEVVDTIEQGDAGALREELGDLLFQVVFHAQLGAEQGLFDFDDITAALCAKLIRRHPHVFGEARIDSAAAQAAAWEQHKAAERADKGDAQGGALDGVPTALPALTRACKLQRRAARVGFDWPEAAPVLDKLHEEIDELRAELERADPGRLEHELGDVLFACTNLARHLGVDPETALRAANRRFERRFRHLEKRLREQGREVSQCPPEELEKRWQEAKQAGDD from the coding sequence TTGAGCACTGCCCTCACTCAACTGCTCGGCATCATGGCTGCCTTGCGCGACCCCGAGGGGGGCTGCCCCTGGGACCGCCAGCAGAGCTTCGCCAGTCTGGCACCCTATACCCTGGAAGAGGCGTATGAAGTGGTGGACACCATTGAGCAGGGCGATGCCGGGGCGCTGCGCGAGGAGTTGGGGGACTTGTTGTTCCAGGTGGTGTTCCACGCCCAGCTCGGCGCCGAGCAGGGTCTGTTTGACTTTGATGATATCACCGCCGCCCTCTGCGCCAAGCTGATCCGCCGCCATCCCCATGTTTTCGGCGAGGCCAGGATTGACTCCGCCGCGGCCCAGGCCGCGGCCTGGGAACAGCACAAGGCAGCGGAGCGGGCAGACAAAGGTGACGCGCAGGGGGGTGCGCTGGACGGCGTGCCCACCGCCCTGCCCGCCCTTACGCGGGCCTGCAAATTACAACGGCGCGCAGCGCGGGTGGGTTTCGACTGGCCCGAAGCCGCGCCGGTGCTGGACAAGCTTCACGAAGAGATCGACGAGTTGCGGGCGGAGCTGGAACGCGCCGATCCTGGGCGGCTGGAGCATGAACTGGGCGATGTGCTGTTTGCCTGCACCAACCTTGCCCGTCATCTGGGGGTGGATCCGGAAACCGCCCTGCGCGCCGCCAACCGCCGTTTTGAACGGCGCTTTCGCCATCTGGAAAAGCGCCTGCGCGAGCAGGGACGGGAAGTGTCCCAATGTCCACCGGAAGAACTGGAAAAACGCTGGCAGGAAGCAAAACAGGCGGGGGACGATTGA